The Pseudalkalibacillus hwajinpoensis DNA window ATCACCGGTTAACAGGGTTCCTTTACCTTCATTTCCATTTCTCACGTGCAATACTGCGCCACCTTTAAAGTGACCGCCAAGACGGTAAATTGTTAATCCGTTCGCTAGTTCGAGCTTCTCCCCACTCCAGAACTGAATGTGCTCACTTTTCCTCATGACCCACTCTTGATCGTCTTCATGAATGTAGATTGGAACATTAAAAGCTTCAGCCCACTCTACTTGCGTTGAATAATAGTGTGGATGAGATAAGGCAATAGCATTAATGCCTCCAAGCTCATTCAAACGTTGGATTGTTTTAGGATCAAGGTAACTGATACAGTCCCAAAGCAGACTAAAATCCTTTTCCTGAACAACATATGCGGTCTGTCCAATCGCAAATGATGGCGACGTCGTAACACTATATAAACCCTGTTCCTCTTTAATGATTTCATTTTGAAATTGCTCTTGCTGCATAGCCTCTAGCGTTATCCATTCCTGTCCGTCAGGATTGACGTACTGTCGCTCTTCTAGACAAATTGGACATACTTCTGGTTTGTCCTCTGACAAAGGATACTGTGTTCCACAAGTAATACAAATAAATCGTTTCATTCCCTCTCTCACTCCTTCTTATTCCGTAATCCTACCTGAACATCACTTTATATGGAAATTATAACCTTAATCTACCATCATGTCCTCAAGCCATTTTCTTATTTTTATTACGACTTTAGATGGAGATAATCGAGTAAGGAGGCGGTGACTGCCCCCCGGACACCCTTGCCTCTGGCTAACGTTTACCACAAACCTTCACCGTTCAGGACTTGAACCTTATGTGTACGCACATGCCGGCACACCAAAAAAAGCATCCCACCTTACGGTAGGATGCTTCTGAATTACTTTTGTTCTTTTTCATGTTCAGGATTTTCCTGAAATGGTTTTGTTTGATCAACAGTATAGTTGTAATCATCACGGTTTACAGGTTTAAATCCTTCAGGCTCATAGAACCTGAGTAGATCACCATAAACCACTTTATCGGATAGCTCAAGTGATTCTTTAGCAAACTTGCCTGCCTGTTCACAAGCTTCTGCATCAACTTTTTCTCCAGTTGGATTTGCATAACACTGCTCATTAACAGATGTAACTTCAGGCGTTACGAAATCACCGTTCCGGAAAGGTACAATCTCACGATGGTCTTCTGAAAGAAGATCTGAACCAAATGTGATAAACTCATCTGTTTCAACACCTAGAAGGTGGAGAACGGTATCTCTGATGTCCATATGTCCACCGTATTTGTGCACTTGCTTTCCTTCTACACCAGGAGCAGTGATGAAGAGTGGAACACGCTGCAATTGTGCGTTTTCGTATGGATTCATTTCTTTCCCCATTACTTCTTCCATCGCACTGTTATGATTGTTTGAAATACCGTAATGGTCTCCATACATCACGATAACCGTATTGTCATATAGACCAGATTCTTTAAGATCATTGAAGAATTGCTCAATGGACTCATCCATATATTTCGCTGTCTGGAAATAACCATTTACTACTGAATCGTCTGTTTCAGGTGTAGGGAAATCCACGTCACCTTCATCCATTGTAAACGGATGGTGATTCGATAGTGTCAGCATCTTCGCATGGAATGGCTGTTCAAGACTTTCAAGATATGGCATGGATTGCTCAAAGAACGGTTTGTCTTTAAGACCATAGTTATGAACATCTTCTTCATTCATATCATAGTAGCTTGCATCAAAGAATTTTTGAATACCAAACGATTTATACAGTTCATCACGGTTCCAGAATGTTTTCCCGTTCCCGTGTAATGATGCGGTCGAATATCCTTTTTGTTCAAGAATAGCTGGCTGCGCTTGATACGTATTACGCGCTTTTTCCATCGCAACTGATCCACTTGGTAACGGATAAAGAGAGTTTGCCATCATGAATTCAGCGTCAGACGTTTTCCCCTGTCCAACCTGATGGAAAATATTATCAAAATAGAATGTGTTCTGATCTTCTACAAGACTGTTTAAGAAAGGTGTTACTTCTTGACCATCAATTTCTTTCCCGATCACGAAGCTCTGAAGCGATTCAAGTGAAATATAGACAACATTCATTCCTTCAGCTTTCCCAAAGTATTCTGGGTTAGGTTCAGTTCGGTTTGCTTCAACAAAGTTCCTAACATCTGTTAAATCATCACTGCTTGCAAAAGCACTCTGTGAGCTTGATTTAATTGTCGTCACAGCATCAAAGATCTGGTAGTTAAATTGACCCAGATACTTTACAAGATACGTACGATCAAATGAACGTGTCAGCAGTTGCGGACGATCTGTTTCTGCAAGTCCAAGGTTAACTGTGAAGAAGATGGCAGCAGCTGCAAAAACAAGACCGATTTTCTTCTTCTGTATCGGTGCCTGTGGTTTAACAACCTTAAATAGGATTAATCCTAGAATCAGCAGCGTATCAACAAAATAGAAAACATCAGAAACCTGCATTAACGCAAATGCACTATCTTTAAGCTCTCCCGCGTCATTTGAGTGCAGAACAGTTGGAAGTGTAATAAAATCGTTAAAGAAACGATAGTAAACGACATTGGCATATAGTACAAATGAAAGCAAGAAATCGATAATCAGAATGGCCCATGCTCGCTTACGTCCTTTAAAAAATAACGCAAGCCCAAAGAATAGAAGCAACGAGCTAATTGGATTTAATATGAGTAGAAAAGACTGCATGACATTTTTAATACCTAATTGAAATTCAGTTTGATAGACGGCATACGTCTTTAACCAGAATAGTAGAATGACGCCAAAGAACAATGTCCATGGGTTATTCAAATGACCTTTTAATTGTTCACGCATGACCAAAAACCTCCTTACGAGTTTGCTCGTATTTCGTTCTATTTATTATAAATAAATTGTGAATTTGTTAATTTTATTTAAATGCTAATACTTGAGTATAATACGCCCATTTTTTTTTAATGTCAAATTCACCTCGAGTTCCTCACTTGACAGATTTCATGTTGGAAACGCTCTCTTAACCTTCCGCTAAGATAGCTATAATGTATGTAACCATGCTGTTAAATAAGGGAATAAATCCTTTCCATTTAAAGGAGAGAAGCTGTAAACATTATCTCTTTATGATCCATATCTTTTATTATCTGTTAATAATATCCTGTAATTTAACATACCTATTACGTTTATGTTCCACTTCAGGAACCAGTTTACATTTACAATTTGTGACAAACTAAAAAGCGTCTCAATCGAGACGCTTTTCCCTATTATTCATTAACAGCTGTTTGCGGATCATGATGCTTTGCCGGTTCTTCCGGAAGTGCTTTACGAATAAAGAGAGAAACGATCAAGCCAACAATCGCAAAGCCAAATGCAACAAGATAAACGAGCTCTACACCTGAAACAAGTGACTGACTGAGTGTTTCAGGGTTAGCAGGATTAGCCGCTTGATCTAAGTAGGCTTGTTGCCTTGTTGTCATGATACTGATGAAAACCGACACACCAATTGCGCCAGAGACTGGCTGCAGTGTGTTCATGATGGCTGTACCATGTGGATACAGGTGTTTCGGTAAACCGTTCAACCCATTTGTTTGTGCAGGCATCATAATGGCTGAGATTGATAGCATTAATAGAATATAGCTTACGACGATTAGCCAGATCGATGTATCAACCTTTAACGTACTGAATGTAAACATCACCACAGTAAGGACGAGAGATGCGGGGATGATCAATTTCCTTGGACCAAATTTATCAAATAACTTACCCATGACTGGTGACATTAGACCATTTAACAGACTGCCTGGCAAAAGAATCAACCCAGCAGTTGCCGCTGTTAATGCAAGTGGACCCTGCATGTACATTGGGAGTATAATTTCTGATGAAAACATAGCCATTATAATAATGATGAAAAGAAGCACGGCTACTGTGAACATGGGGTACTTAAACACGCGAACATCAAGCATTGGTTCTTCTAATTTCAGCTGTCTGAACACGAAAAATATCAGTGCGATGACTCCGATTACAAGTGGAAAAAGAACTTTTGGAGCCAAAAAGCCCGCCTCTCCTTCTCCTGCAAAGCTGAAACCAAGAACAACACCGCCGAAACCGAGTGTAGACAGAATGATCGAGAAAATATCCACTTTCGGTTTTGTGACCTCTCCAACGTTCTTTAAGAATTTATAACCAAATCCGATGGAGAACAATGCAAAAGGGATCACTGTAATGAAAAGGTATCTCCAACCTAGATACTCTACAATAATACCTGAAAGTGTCGGCCCAATTGCAGGAGCAAACATAATGACGAGGCCAACTGTACCCATAACTGTTCCTCGCCGTTCAGGAGGAAACACAAGTAGAAATGTATTGAAGATAATAGGGATAAGCAATCCCGTTCCAGCTGCTTGAAGCAGCCTGCCTCCTAAAAGAACCGTAAACGTTGGTGCTATCGCACAAATGACGGTTCCAATCGTAAAGATTGTCATGGTACCTAGAAACATTTGTCTTGTTGTATAAGATTGAAGTAAAAGTGCCGATATTGGCGTTAATATTCCCATCACTAACATAAATCCAGTCGCCATCCACTGTACGGTTGCAGGAGTTATGCTAAAGCGCTCCATTAAAGTAGTAAGGGCAATATTTAAAAGCGTTTCATTAAGAATAGCAAAGAATGCTCCTATAATGAGGGAAATGATTACTGGTTTTACATTAAAGTCAGGATCGTCTGCCAGAAATTCGTACGTTTGTTTATTTTCCAATTATCGATACCTCCTTTTTCCGGAACATTTTGTCGGTTAAAACAATCGTTTCTTACTATAATGACCGTTCAAAAATGTTCTAAACATCAGTCCATATCTTACTATATCTATGATGTTATTGAAAGAATTTGCGCTTATTCCCTAGCCATTTGTAAAGGGTTTGTTAAACATTCGCTCTACTTCTTCTAGCCAATAGATAAATGGATTATTATAATATCGATATTCGATATCGCAGAATGATATTAGGAAGGTGATCTTCTGGATAACAAAGTACTACGTAAACTTTTCCTTGGCTTTATTCAAATTTACATTCTCCATCATGCGAAGGAGGAAGCCATTTACGGATCATGGATGCTTAAAGAACTCATGGATCATGGATATGAGATAAGCGCTGGCACTCTTTACCCGATTCTCCACACGATGGAAAAGGATGAATTGCTAACGAAAGAAGAAAAAAATGTGAATGGAAAAATCCGAAAATACTATCGCACGAATGGTAAAGGTGAGCACATTCTAACAGAAGTTAAAGCGAAAGCATACGAACTATTTAAAGAAATAAAAGATTAACGGGGGTAACCAATGCCTGACAAAACCAATATCAAAACATTTCTCGAAATCTTACTTGTATCAACCCGCCTGGGTCTTACTTCTTTTGGAGGCCCAGTTGCCCACCTAGCTTACTTTAAAGAAGAATACATCGATCGAAGAAAATGGCTCGATGAAAAAATGTACGCTGACATTATTGCGCTCTGTCAATTTCTACCTGGTCCAGCAAGCAGCCAGGTTGGCATCGCCATCGGAATGATGCGTGGTGGTATAGTAGGTGGATTTCTCTCCTGGTTCGGCTTTACGATGCCTTCGATCATCATCCTTGTCGTCTTTGCGATGCTCTATCAAACCTTCTCACTCGGTGAGGATACGTTTATTCACAGTTTGAAAATTGTTGCAGCAGCTGTTGTACTCCATGCTATCATCGGCCTCGGAAAAAAGCTCACGCCTGATAAAACAAGGCTCTCCATTGCCCTTATTGCTGCATTGATCATGCTCCTTTATCCATCAGCCTGGATGCAGCTTGTGATCATCGCAGGAGCTGGTATCCTTGGACTTCGTCTTTTTACAAATATGACTGAAACAACTATTAAACCATTTTCCGTTTCAATATCAAAGAAAACTGGTGTTTCAGCACTGCTTTTGCTTGGAACACTTCTTATCGCCTTACCAATCATTAATCGAATGACCGATCATTCTTTGCTTAACCTATTCGACATCTTTTTCCGTGTAGGTGCACTTGTATTTGGTGGAGGACACGTCGTTCTTCCGATGATCGAGAGAGAAATAGTGCCACAGGAAATGCTTACTCTCGACCAGTTTTTGGCCGGGTATGGAATGGCACAGGCTGTTCCTGGCCCTCTTTTCACCTTTGCAAGCTATCTAGGCACAATGTTAGAAGGAGTTACAGGTGCTTTCGTTGTAACCATTGCGATCTTCCTCCCATCCTTTCTATTTATTATTGCCGCTCTTCCATTTTTAAATGAGTTGAGAAGCCATTCATCATTCCAGAAGATCCTCATTGGAGTTAACGCAAGTGTCGTCGGAATATTACTTGCAGCCTTTTATGATCCAGTCCTTAAGAGTGCAATCGTGACCGGAGCTGATTTCGCATTAGCTGCCATTCTGTTCGCCCTACTCTCGATCTGGAAGCTCCCCGCCTGGATGATCGTCATTATTGGCGTTTTGGGTGGCTATATTCTTCAATTGATTAGTTAAAAAAAGTAAAAAGACGCCGCTCTGAGCGGTGTCTTTTTCTTATCTAAATGTCACTGGGCATCATGTCTTTTATCCATCAATACTAACAAAATGATTGACATTTAACGCCTTCCGCTAACAATTGACGTAATAAAGAACACAACTACCGATTCTTTATTTACTACCAACCGATTGACTATTCGTTTTTCAGTCAGTTTCTCTCTAATAAGGTTCTTCTTAAAAATGATTGATAAGCTGAACGAGCGATTTCGGACGCACATCGAGCTGAGCCAGTCTATTTACAGATATCCAGACTGCTTTATAGGTACCTGATCTCCTCTTGCATGTTGAAACTCATCTCCCTGACCGCTTCCAAAGTCTCCAGAGATGATAACTGCATGAAAGTAATACTGCTTGCCAATATCTTCAACTACAGCGAGGAGGGAAATTAACTGAACATGGACGCCTAGTTCCTCGAAGGTCTCGCGTTTCGCAGCTTCTTCACAGGTTTCTCCATGTTCAATACCCCCACCGGGGAATACATAGTATGTGTTACCTTTACGCACTCTTTCTACTAAAGCCAGGTGATTATTCTCGATTATAACAACACCTGCCCGGTCTCTATCCCATTCCCCACCTCATCCGCACAAAATATCTATCATGTTAGTTACTACTATTCTATAAGAGATGATCTCTCTCCTCTTTCAAGCTTCCACTACAATGGTTACAAACCTCATATGCTTTTGTTTCGATTAGTTTTTCTAGGTATAGACTATCCCGTGACCCTTCTCTTTCCTTTATCGGTGTTGTATGGAATTCACAGCGATCACCAGCAAACGGTGTCCGGTGTATGATTTTTTTTGAATGATCGATTAAATATTTCATCATTTTCCTCCTTGAATGGTACTTAATTTCTCTTTGACGTTATCTTGGTACGATTAAAGGAGTTAAAGTAACACCTTCCATCAGAGGATGCCTTCGTCCCCTCTAATGATTAGTTGAAACCATTGGACATCTAAAAGTCTTAATTAACCTCATATAAAGGTGGAGGTTTTATTGCTCCATTATGGGAAGATGAAAATAAAAAAGCCGAAAAGGACCGTGATTCGGTCTTTTCGGCTTATGTCTGGTTCTATTGCCCAGCTCATTTCCACCTATGTTTAGTTGGGTTTTATTATAATCGTAATGTAACTTTTATCTAAATTGAAATCCCAATCCACAAAAATATCCTGTACTTTGGCAGATAAAATCGCTTCGAATTGATTGTTATGAAGAAGACTCTTCTCAAGACGTCTTTTCGTTAGCTTAAGCTCTTCTTCAAATCCGCTTCGAATAAGTTCCTTCTCAATTCGTACTAGAATGCCATCGCGCAATACAACAAGCGTCCGATCATTTAAGAAGCAGGAGTCAACTCCCTCAGGTGCCTTTTCTGCAAGCTTACTAACCCGTACGATTTCATCATGGACCTTTTCCTTCTCAGCATAATCTGGCAGTCCATCTATTTCACTTTCTTGCACATTAGAAGTAACACCTATAATAATACCTGATCGATTCTGAAGCGACCAATCATGGTAAAATGACTCAATCTCAAGATTAGCCATTACACGAAGAGATGCTTTAATTTCAGGAAGCAGCCCCTGCATCAGCAAATCTCTCGTCTCCTCTACTCGCATAGACTCTTTTTGATCCACTAGCACTCGCTCCATTGGAGCAAGGAAATCACGAAAGTAAATCGTTATATAAGGTTCCTGAATCGATACATAGACCGATGAAGGACCTTTTCCAAAATAATCTCGTAAAAGTTTACCTACATAACTTGAAATCTCAGCTTCTGTTGAATTTCGTTCCACTGTTTTCACCCTTTAGTAAGACAGGAACATATTATTCCCCGTCCAGTTATTATTATAGTAGTAATATGGTTTCATTTAAAGGATATAGCCTGAATTGAATATTTCATTTAGATGTCAAGATGTAATAAACCCATATTATTATCTCATTAATCCTACTCTTCCCTTTTATCATTTTTTAACACGGACACAAGACTATCAGGATACAACGTCTTCTTTCCTGATAGGATCTCATCTATTGAAAGCCATATCGCACTTGCCTTATGTCCATCAACAAATAGAAATTTCTCCTTCTCATATAGCTTCGAATCTTCAAACTCGACCTCATGCAATTGAATCAGCTCATGGCTTATTTCTTGTTGAATTGTGTAGATATTCTCAATACACTTTATGTACTTTAGAACACAAACAGATACGCCTAACTCTTCCTTAAATTCTCTTATAAGCGTATCGGATGAACGCTACCCCCATTCAATAGTACCACCCAGCGGTCGATAGTAGTCGGAAGATCCCTTTGAATGTAATCCGCGATAGGCTTCAACAAGAATGTGATTTCCTCTAACCAATAGCCCTAGCGCTTTGACTTTAGGTTGCATCCTATTCCCCCTTTTTTCTTCTTATCCCTCTTCATGAACATCCAGGCGATCCGCTGCATAACAAACAGCTCCAAGTGACATGATCATACCCGGTGTGCTGAACGTTCTTTTTCAAGAAGAAAGATAAGCAAAATGGCAATGACCACGGCAGAAAGACCGATGACAAATAGAATGTTTTTCTTCCTCATTCGCCTCCACTTTTTAAACGTACGCGTTTATCGCAGAATTCAACGGACAACCTGCATACACGCCATCGATTTCTCCAAAAAATGGTGTGAAAAACCAGAGGATCGACATCCTCTGGTTTTCTCAAAAGCTATATTAACTAAAGATACTATCAACCCGTTGAACTTCTTCGCCAGTTAGCTTCACATTGAGGGTTTTCAGATTATCAATCACCTGTTCTTTATGCTTCGCACCTGGGATTAGAACATCGATGCTATCACGAGTTAGATACCATGCGAGGACAACGTGCGCTACTTCAACGCCCTTCGAGTTTGCGATCTGTCGAACTTGATCCAATTTCTTTAGGTTTGCTTTAAACGTCTCACCCTGGAAGAGCGGATTCTTTGCACGAAAGTCATCAAACGTTGCGTTCTCATCGTATTTGCCTACGAGCAACCCTGAAGCAAGGGGGAAATATGGAATAAAGGAAATATCCTGCTCTGCAGTGTATGGAAGAAGATCCTTCTCAGCTTCCCGCTGGAACAGATTATAGTGACTCTGAAGCACATCCACATAACCATCTTTATTCGCATCTTTCATCTGTTCAAGACTGAAGTTGGATACGCCAATAGATTTGATTTTCCCTTCATCTTTTAATTCTTTTAATGCACCAACAGCTTCAGCTTTTGGCGTATCTTCATCAGGAAAATGAATGTAAAACAAATCAATATAGTCAGTTTGAAGTCGTTTTAAGCTCCCCTCAACAGCTTTTTTCAAAAAAGATGGGGAGTTATTGAACACAATGTCTTCTCCTTTAAATTCATGAGCTCCCTTTGTAGCAAGTACAACATCACCGCGATTTCCTCGCTCCTTAAGTACTTCACCAACAAGCTCCTCGGATCGTTCCGGCCCATAAATAAAAGCGGTATCCAGAAAGTTAATGCCGTGATCAAGAGCACTGCGAACAAGTTCTTTACCCGTTTCTTCATTTAAATTAGGATAAATATTATGTCCACCTACTGCATTTGTACCAAGACCAATTGGGTTTACATGCAAATCTGACTTTCCTATTCGTACATTCGCCATTTTTCGTTCATCCTTTCCGTGTATAGTAAAACTTCTCTCTGAGGTGTTTTCTCCCTCTGCAGGTTAGTTGAAGTAATCTGCTGCCCCTAAGATTCGGAAAAAGCTTTGCAGAGTCCTTTACCACTTATATCCATTTTAAAAACATAGTTAGATGCTTTGCAACTTTTCCATAACGTTATCGTAATTGATATCTGCGATTACTTCATTCTGGATGAGACGATGGCGAATGTTTGCAAGGAGAAGACGATTTTCATTTTTCATATTCGGAACATCAAACTTCTTATGGAATACGGTATACAGCTCATAATCTCTGAGCCGTAAAAAGAAAGGGAGCGTTTTTAACCATTCTTTATCAAGGAGTGATTCCTTTTGATATCCTTTCAAAAAAGCGTACATAAATTCGCTGGCAAAGGCCGATCTTACCTCAAGACTTTCGTTATGACACGTTCGCCAAATCGCATAATATACCGGAATGGCCAAATCACTCACATAATAATGATAGGTGCTATCATCAAAGTCAAAAAGATGAACTTCTTTCCCATCAAAGAAGAAATTCCCATGGTGAACGTCTGAATGAATTAGCCCAAACGATTTTCCAGTTTCATGGAATAACTTTATGGTTTCAACGAGCTTTTTTCCTTCCCGAACGATTTCAGCATCATCTTTATTAACCAGATAACGATCAAAGTGGATCAGGTCCCCCTGGTCCCATCTCTTTCGCCTGTTTTTACCTGGGCGGTAATTCATTGATAAGCGATGCACTTTCCCGACTTCTTTTCCCCACGCTTCGAACAAATCAGTATGAAAGGTAGACTCAGGTTTAATTGAATATCCGGGCGCTTTTTCAAAAAGACAGGCATAAAAAGAACCTTGTTGAATTGGGAGCTCTTCTACGAACTGCTGTTTAGTAGAAGGATAAACATATGAAACATTTGCGCCGTTCTGATGCAAATCGTTAATCCAGTCGATTTCTGCCTCCACTTCCTGAAAAGAACGATGGGAGCTGTGAGTAAGCCTGAGTACGTACACTTGTGTTTTTTCTCGTACTTCATAGACATAGTTTTCAAAATCACCTAGCAACTTCATGTCTGCAGCTTGAAGTCCAAACCGGGTAATGGCTTCTTTTAGAATATCTTCTGAAAATAAAGCTTCAATCCAGGATTCCATCCCAGCACCCTCTTTTTTTCAAATTCTTTACTTGAATTGTTTCGACTTTTTTTGATGAACTCCTTCATAAAGACAAAACGCCCCCTTAAGGGAGCGTTTCAAGTTATTCGGTTTTTTGCGTTACAAGTTTCAATGGCACTGGTATCGTTTCATCTACTTTGTTTCCTTTCAATACATCTACGCCTGCCTTCACTGCAAGTGATCCTATTTCCTCAGGCTGCTGAGCTACCGTAGCAGAAAGCTTGCCATTCTGAATACTGTTTATTGCATCTTCATTTCCGTCAAAGCCGACTACGATAATATCCTTTCCGGAGCTCTGAATAGCCTGAATAGCTCCTAAAGCCATCTCATCATTGTGAGCAAAAACGGCTTCAATGTCAGGGTTACCCTGAAGCAAATTCTCCATCGTATTCAATCCTTCGGTTCGATCAAAATTTGCTGTCTGCTTTGCTACCACATCAAGCTGTTCATCAGCTATATTGTGGAAACCTTTTCCTCGTTCACGCGTTGCGGAAGCACCTGGAACACCTTCAAGCTCAGCAACCTTTGCACCCTCACCAAGCTGTTCGACAAGGAATCTACCGGCCATTTCACCTCCTTTTTCATTATCAGAAGACACTAGTGTTGCCACCTCCCCCTTTTCGGCTGATCGATCAAGTGTTACAACCGGAATACCGAGACTATTGGCGGATTTAACGGCAGTTGAAATCGCCGCTGAATCTGTTGGATTGACTAATAGAACGTCAACACCCTGCTGAATTAAATCTTCTACATCACTGATTTGCTTCGCAGCGTCATTCTGCGCATCAACGACGACGACTTCCATTCCATTCTCCGCTGCCTGCGCTTCAACGCCGTCCTTCATAGAAACGAAGAATGGATTGTTTAAGGTGGAAACAGACAACCCAATTTTAATATCCTCTATATCCGTATCTTTACTTGGTTTTGCCCACTCGGGAGGCTGCAAGGAACATGCTCCCAGTACAAGAAGTGACAAACTAAGCAGAAATGGCAATATTTTTTTCATCGTACCCCTCCTAAGCTGCTTTTTTGCGGTCCATAAGTACAGCGATAATAATGACAATCCCTTTAACGACCATCTGGAAGAAAGAAGATACACCAAGCAGATTTAGGCCATTATTAAGTGTTCCAATAATCAAAGCACCAATTAATGTCCCAACGATTAACCCTCTTCCACCTGAAAGACTTGTCCCACCGAGAACTACTGCTGCAATTGCATCCAGTTCATAAGAAGTACCTGCTGTTGGTTGAGCCGAGTTCAAACGGGATGTTAGAATCGCTCCA harbors:
- the rbsB gene encoding ribose ABC transporter substrate-binding protein RbsB; the protein is MKKILPFLLSLSLLVLGACSLQPPEWAKPSKDTDIEDIKIGLSVSTLNNPFFVSMKDGVEAQAAENGMEVVVVDAQNDAAKQISDVEDLIQQGVDVLLVNPTDSAAISTAVKSANSLGIPVVTLDRSAEKGEVATLVSSDNEKGGEMAGRFLVEQLGEGAKVAELEGVPGASATRERGKGFHNIADEQLDVVAKQTANFDRTEGLNTMENLLQGNPDIEAVFAHNDEMALGAIQAIQSSGKDIIVVGFDGNEDAINSIQNGKLSATVAQQPEEIGSLAVKAGVDVLKGNKVDETIPVPLKLVTQKTE